The Panicum virgatum strain AP13 chromosome 5K, P.virgatum_v5, whole genome shotgun sequence genome has a window encoding:
- the LOC120710437 gene encoding cytosolic sulfotransferase 5-like: MAATNANQAGAVGPEPFMKIAEPVPAIPIEGLTDDPKLWVCFYQGTWVLATIVPGIISIQRSFAPRRGDVVLASPPKSGTTWLKALAFATMARGAYPPADAGHPLLCLNPHQCVPYMERLFTAGEEGVMETLPSPRLMSTHMHHSILPTSITKNPDCKIIYICRNPKDTLVSFWHFVRKVNPNVSFSDMFEAACNGTSVSGAIWDHVLGYWNASKASPETVLFLRYEDMLRDPAGNARRLARFVGQPFSLAEEEAGVVAQIVRLCSIEKLKNLEVNSGGSYGSPFANDWYFRRGGTGDWANHMTPDMARRLDAIVAEKLSGSGLSFA; the protein is encoded by the exons ATGGCCGCCACCAACGCCAATCAAGCCGGTGCTGTCGGCCCGGAGCCTTTCATGAAGATCGCCGAGCCCGTGCCGGCGATCCCcatcgagggcctcaccgacgaCCCCAAGCTGTGGGTGTGCTTCTACCAGGGCACCTGGGTGCTGGCGACCATCGTGCCCGGGATCATCTCCATCCAGCGGAGCTTCGCCCCGCGGCGCGGCGACGTCGTCCTCGCGAGCCCTCCCAAGTCCGGCACCACGTGGCTCAAGGCCCTGGCGTTCGCCACCATGGCGCGCGGTGCGTACCCGCCGGCCGACGCCGGGCACCCGCTGCTCTGCCTCAACCCGCACCAGTGCGTCCCGTACATGGAGAGGCTGttcaccgccggcgaggagggcgtCATGGAGACGCTGCCGTCGCCGAGGCTCATGTCAACGCACATGCACCACTCCATCCTCCCCACCTCCATCACCAAGAACCCTGACTGCAAAATCATCTACATATGCAG GAATCCGAAGGACACGCTTGTTTCGTTCTGGCACTTCGTCAGAAAAGTGAATCCCAACGTCTCCTTCTCCGACATGTTCGAGGCTGCCTGCAACGGCACGTCCGTGAGCGGGGCGATCTGGGACCATGTCCTAGGGTACTGGAATGCGAGCAAGGCGAGCCCGGAGACGGTGCTGTTCCTGAGGTACGAGGACATGCTGCGCGACCCCGCCGGCAACGCCAGGAGGCTGGCGCGGTTCGTCGGGCAGCCGTTCTcgctggcggaggaggaggcgggggtcGTCGCGCAGATCGTGAGGCTCTGCAGCATCGAGAAGCTGAAAAACCTGGAGGTGAACAGCGGGGGCTCGTACGGGTCCCCCTTCGCGAACGACTGGTACTTCAGGAGGGGAGGGACAGGGGACTGGGCGAACCACATGACGCCGGACATGGCAAGGCGTCTGGACGCCATTGTTGCGGAGAAGCTCAGTGGATCAGGCCTCTCGTTCGCGTGA
- the LOC120705780 gene encoding probable choline kinase 2 — translation MAPVTEARWLALPPRLRLTPPAGADGVAAASSCRYRRRLLALVRPPMAAADPPPRGGAAAPAPVLRRSPSIERIPEDARRILLRLAGELWGGDVDPGALAVSQLKGAMTNEVFRITWPGGEGDPRKVLVRIYGQGVEVFFDRADEVRTFECMSRHGQGPRLLGRFANGRVEEFINARTLSAADLRDPKISALIAKKLREFHDLDMPGPKDVSLWQRLRRWLEQARVRCSEEESKQFQLNKLGDEIALLEKALSGINQSIGFCHNDLQYGNIMIYEETRQVTLIDYEYASFNPIAFDIANHFCEMAADYHTSTPHVLDFAKYPDIEEQRRFVWTYLSSSGENPSDEEVENLLGLIAKYTLACHLFWGLWGIISAHVNKNIDFEYMEYARQRFDQYWQTKPRILGSN, via the exons ATGGCTCCGGTCACCGAGGCGCGTTGGTTAGCGCTTCCTCCTCGCCTCCGGCTGACGCCACCGGCCGGCGCCGAcggagtcgccgccgcctccagctgcAGAT ATcgccggcgcctcctcgccCTCGTCCGCCCCccgatggccgccgccgacccgccgccgcgcgggggtGCCGCGGCCCCCGCGCCCGTGCTGCGGCGGAGCCCCAGCATCGAGCGCATCCCGGAGGACGCGCGCCGCATCCTGCTCCGCCTGGCCGGCGAGCTCTGGGGCGGCGACGTGGACCCGGGCGCGCTCGCCGTGTCCCAGCTCAAGGGCGCCATGACCAACGAGGTCTTCCGGATCACCTggcccggcggcgagggcgaccCGCGCAAGGTGCTCGTGCGCATCTACGGCCAGGGCGTCGAGGTCTTCTTCGACCGCGCCGACGAGGTCCGCACCTTCGAGTGCATGTCGCGCCACGGCCAGGGGCCCCGCCTCCTTGGCCGATTCGCCAACGGCCGCGTCGAGGAGTTCATCAACGCCAGG ACGCTATCTGCAGCCGATCTGCGCGACCCGAAGATATCAGCGCTGATAGCCAAGAAGCTGAGGGAGTTTCACGATCTCGACATGCCTGGACCCAAGGATGTCTCGTTGTGGCAGAGGCTCAG GAGGTGGCTTGAGCAGGCTCGTGTCAGGTGTTCCGAGGAAGAGTCCAAACAATTTCAGCTAAATAAGCTTGGCGATGAGATTGCGTTGCTGGAGAAGGCGCTGTCGGGCATCAACCAGTCAATAGGATTTTGCCATAATGATCTGCAGTATGGGAATATTATGATATATGAAGAGACCAGACAAGTCACCTTGATT GACTATGAATATGCCAGTTTTAACCCTATTGCATTTGACATTGCAAATCACTTTTGTGAGATGGCTGCTGATTACCATACATCAACACCTCATGTGCTGGACTTTGCAAAATATCCTG ACATTGAAGAGCAGCGAAGATTTGTTTGGACATACCTTAGCTCTTCAG GTGAAAATCCATCAGATGAGGAAGTTGAAAACCTACTAGGCTTGATTGCAAAGTATACTCTTGCATGCCATCTCTTTTGGGGCCTTTGGGGAATAATCTCG GCACACGTGAACAAAAACATCGACTTCGAGTACATGGAGTATGCAAGGCAACGCTTCGATCAGTACTGGCAGACAAAGCCTAGAATACTTGGATCCAACTGA